Proteins co-encoded in one Prunus persica cultivar Lovell chromosome G6, Prunus_persica_NCBIv2, whole genome shotgun sequence genomic window:
- the LOC18773558 gene encoding WUSCHEL-related homeobox 3 isoform X2, with protein sequence MPLSGKQSMTTLTPANSSSRWCPTPEQLMILEEMYRAGIRTPNASQIQHITAQLSLYGKIEGKNVFYWFQNHKARDRQKLRRKLCKQLQQQQLLYNHHHNYHNYHNNPYHHHHHHQQQQQQQQSLLGYLDHLSPPASSSALQQLSNCHNYSSAGFLPPPQVGVEDALMNQAWKMEIPQRVEMEKSVMSMYGRDWMMMMMMEDVGPPSPCCSTSTRATTTRQPLKTLQLFPITATNLKEESSSPSSSNPLSPPTTPTPNY encoded by the exons ATGCCCCTCTCAGGGAAGCAGAGCATGACCACCCTTACTCCTG CAAATTCTTCATCAAGATGGTGCCCAACCCCAGAGCAACTGATGATCCTTGAGGAGATGTACAGGGCTGGCATCAGAACCCCCAATGCCTCTCAAATCCAACACATCACTGCCCAGCTCTCCCTCTATGGCAAGATTGAGGGCAAAAATGTATTTTACTGGTTCCAGAACCACAAGGCCAGGGACAGGCAGAAGCTCAGGAGGAAGCTTTGTAAGCAACTGCAGCAACAGCAACTTCTCTATAATCACCACCACAATTATCATAATTACCATAATAACccttatcatcatcatcatcatcaccagcagcagcagcagcagcagcagagcCTTCTTGGGTACCTTGATCATCTCAGCCCtcctgcttcttcttctgctcttCAACAACTTTCCAACTGTCATAACTACTCGTCAGCTGgctttcttcctcctcctcag GTGGGAGTTGAAGATGCCTTGATGAACCAGGCGTGGAAGATGGAGATCCCACAGAGGGTGGAGATGGAGAAGTCCGTGATGAGTATGTACGGCCGTGattggatgatgatgatgatgatggaggATGTGGGCCCACCCTCTCCATGTTGTAGTACTAGTACAAGAGCTACTACTACTAGACAACCCCTCAAGACCCTTCAACTCTTCCCCATCACTGCCACCAATCTCAAAGAAGAATCCTCCTCACCCTCCTCCTCCaatcctctctctcctcccacCACCCCCACACCAAATTACTAA
- the LOC18773558 gene encoding WUSCHEL-related homeobox 3 isoform X1, which yields MPLSGKQSMTTLTPGTSHYSLLTSLSLSLSTSPLFIPPLLSQPLHSLQNINTLLKIFYLNPLNPPPTSCSTASISQTLILSKKLGKLISKMSPAANSSSRWCPTPEQLMILEEMYRAGIRTPNASQIQHITAQLSLYGKIEGKNVFYWFQNHKARDRQKLRRKLCKQLQQQQLLYNHHHNYHNYHNNPYHHHHHHQQQQQQQQSLLGYLDHLSPPASSSALQQLSNCHNYSSAGFLPPPQVGVEDALMNQAWKMEIPQRVEMEKSVMSMYGRDWMMMMMMEDVGPPSPCCSTSTRATTTRQPLKTLQLFPITATNLKEESSSPSSSNPLSPPTTPTPNY from the exons ATGCCCCTCTCAGGGAAGCAGAGCATGACCACCCTTACTCCTGGTACGTCACACTATTCTCTTttaacctctctctctctctctctctcaacctcACCACTATTTATACCTCCCCTGCTTTCTCAACCCCTTCACTCTCTCCAGAACATCAACACCCTGctcaaaattttctatttaaacccacTGAACCCACCACCAACCAGCTGCTCCACCGCTTCAATCTCTCAAACATTAATATTATCAAAGAAATTAGGGAAACTAATTAGTAAAATGTCTCCTGCAGCAAATTCTTCATCAAGATGGTGCCCAACCCCAGAGCAACTGATGATCCTTGAGGAGATGTACAGGGCTGGCATCAGAACCCCCAATGCCTCTCAAATCCAACACATCACTGCCCAGCTCTCCCTCTATGGCAAGATTGAGGGCAAAAATGTATTTTACTGGTTCCAGAACCACAAGGCCAGGGACAGGCAGAAGCTCAGGAGGAAGCTTTGTAAGCAACTGCAGCAACAGCAACTTCTCTATAATCACCACCACAATTATCATAATTACCATAATAACccttatcatcatcatcatcatcaccagcagcagcagcagcagcagcagagcCTTCTTGGGTACCTTGATCATCTCAGCCCtcctgcttcttcttctgctcttCAACAACTTTCCAACTGTCATAACTACTCGTCAGCTGgctttcttcctcctcctcag GTGGGAGTTGAAGATGCCTTGATGAACCAGGCGTGGAAGATGGAGATCCCACAGAGGGTGGAGATGGAGAAGTCCGTGATGAGTATGTACGGCCGTGattggatgatgatgatgatgatggaggATGTGGGCCCACCCTCTCCATGTTGTAGTACTAGTACAAGAGCTACTACTACTAGACAACCCCTCAAGACCCTTCAACTCTTCCCCATCACTGCCACCAATCTCAAAGAAGAATCCTCCTCACCCTCCTCCTCCaatcctctctctcctcccacCACCCCCACACCAAATTACTAA